Proteins from one Sabethes cyaneus chromosome 2, idSabCyanKW18_F2, whole genome shotgun sequence genomic window:
- the LOC128738292 gene encoding cuticle protein 19-like gives MFKIIVLVACLAVVASAQFYGGDQGHHEDYHTYPKYKYEYGVKDYHTKDHKSQWEKRDGDHVKGQYTLDEADGTHRIVDYSSDHKTGFQPHVQRKGHAHHPHGESYANIEQHY, from the exons ATGTTTAAG ATCATCGTTCTGGTTGCCTGTTTGGCCGTCGTTGCTTCTGCCCAGTTCTACGGAGGAGATCAAGGCCACCATGAAGACTATCACACCTATCCGAAGTACAAGTACGAATACGGTGTCAAGGATTACCACACTAAGGATCATAAGAGCCAGTGGGAAAAGCGCGACGGTGACCACGTCAAGGGACAGTACACGCTGGATGAAGCCGATGGAACGCACCGCATTGTCGACTACAGCTCGGACCATAAAACCGGATTCCAGCCTCATGTACAGCGCAAGGGACACGCTCACCACCCGCATGGCGAAAGCTATGCCAATATCGAACAGCACTACTGA